A window of Maioricimonas rarisocia genomic DNA:
ATGCGCCCGGATGCCCAGCGACTTCATCGTATCGCCGAGCCATTCGCGGATCTCGAACTGCCGCATTTCCAGCTCGATCTTTCCCGACTCGATCTTCGAGAAGTCGAGAATGTCGTTGATGATCCCCATCAGCGAGTCGGCAGAATCCCGCACGGTCTCGAGGTACTCGCGCTGATCGCGTGAGAGCCGCGTATCGAGCACCAGCCCCGTCATCCCGATGATCGCATTCATCGGCGTTCGGATCTCGTGACTCATGTTGGCCAGAAACTCGCTCTTGGCCCGGTTGGCAACTTCCGCGGCTTCCTTGGCGGCCCGCAGTTCCTCTTCGGCCCGTTTTCGCTTGGTGATGTCGCGGCAGATGCCCACCAGGCCCATGATGCGGTCGTGCTCGTCGCGCAGCGGCACCTTCGTGGTCAGGATCCACCGTCGTTCTCCCGAAGGAGCCACCATCTCCTCTTCGCGATTCACCAGCGTCATGCCGGTCTGCAGCACGCGAAGGTCATCTTCCTGATAGATCCGTGCCAGTTCCGGCGGGCAGAAGTCGAAGTCGGTCTTGCCGACGATCTCGTCTTCCGAAGCACAGCCGAAGATTTCGATGTGCGACTTGTTGACCGTGACGAATCGGCACTCGGCATCCTTGATGAAGATGTAGTCCGGCAGATGATCGATGAGAGTCCGCAGCCGATCCCGTTCCCGCTGCAGCGCCGCCTCCATCTCGTGATGCTTCGTGATGTCCCGCGAGATGCCCAGGGTTCCAATGATGGTCCCCTCGCGATTGCGCAGCGGAACCTTCGTCGCCGACACCCATGATTCGTGGCCATCCGGCCAGACCAGTCGTTCCTCCAGGTCGACCAGCGGCTCCCCCAGCCGCATCAGCTCGACTTCTTCCTCGCGACTCGCCTGCGCATGTTCGCGCTGGAAGAAGTCGAAGTCGGACATTCCCATCGCTTCTTCAGGGCGCTCCAGGCCGGAACGATCTGCTTTGGCCTGATTGATACGGATGTAGCGGCCGTCGGTATCCTTGAAATAGATGTCGTCGGGGACGGCGGTCATCAGACCGTCGAGCAGCATCTTCTCGTGTTCCAGCTCGGCCTGGGCCCGCTCGCGTGCCGAAACTTCGTTGCGGAGGTCGTCCACCGCCACCTGCAGCGCTTCGGTCCGCAGCCGCACGCGGGCTTCCAGCCGTTCGTTCGAGGACCGCAGTCTCAGCCGCACCGCCTGATGCTGCAGGCACAGCACCGTCGAGGTCCAGATTGCGAACAGCGAGAGCCCGATGTTCTCCACGCCGATCAGGCTCACTCCGCCGGTCCGCGCCACGCCAGCGGAGTACCCGAGAACCGTCAACACGCTCGCAGCGACCGCCACCCCGACGGTGAACCGCCGGCTGTTCCACGAGAGGGTCAGCAGCAGAACGGCGACATACAGCACACCCGTCGCCGTCCGAACCGGCAGGAACAGGTCGGTCGAGAAGATCGCAGCTGCCAGCAGCAGCACGATCATCATGCGTGAAAATGTGATCGTAGACCGCGACACGTCGGCAATTCCTTGTCGGTGGCGAGCATCCCGGAGTCCGCGGCGGGGACACCGTGAGCGCGTGCGACGGAACCGGCCACCGTGGGGGCGACGCACGTCCCGTTGTGGGTTGTCGGCTGACTTCCGACCGGCTGGAGACGATTTCGGAAACGCGAGGGCCAACACGTATTGTAACGGCTCAACTGCCTGGCCGCGGCGCTCCCGCCCCATTGGTGCGGCCTGTCCGGCCGGAGGAATTCGAGTCGAGGCACGGCGCCGGCCGCATGCATCGATCGTGACGGTTTCGCAGGTTGAATCCGTTTGTCAACACGCAACGTTCCCGACGACCACAACTCCGAGGCAGCGTAGTCCCATCCCTGCACTACGATGACATCGGAGGCCGTCGAAGCGGAGCGTCCCGCATCACGGCAACTGCAATACGTCCTTCAGCGGTTCCCTCGCGGTCCGCCCTCTGTCTCGGGCCACACGGGACACAGGTAGTGTCGACACTGCAGCAATTTCTTCAACCATTCCGAACCGATGCGTTCCTGCTCGGCCTGCTCGCCGGAGCCGGATGCTTCTACCTGCTGCAGCACCTGCTCCGGCAGTATCGCTTTCAATCCGTCGATCCGGCAGCGGCTGGTGTCGTCCCCGACTCCATGGCGTCGCTCATCCCCCAACTCGCCGGCGAACGGGACCTCGCTCTGCTCCATGCACGGACTCTTGATGGACTGCTCAAGGGCCTGGACGGCAATACGGCGGCCCAGCGACTGCTGCAGAACCTGATCCCCGATGCCGATCGGGACTTCGCAGTCCTGCTCGGGCGCAGCGAACGCCGCTTCTGGACCGTTGCGCATCGGGGCCGCACCGAATTCACGCCACCCCATACGATCTGCTTCGACGATGCCTCGGAAGCCGTGATTCTCCGCGGACAGACAATGCAGCTCTCCGGGGCGGAGCTGGAGCGTTCCGGACTGGTGCGGCACCTGTTCGGGACACAGAGGTATGTCCCCCGGCAGCTGATCGTCAGTCACCTGACGGAAACGAACGGTGTGGAACTGCTGCTGGTAACCTCGACACTCCCCGGCGAAGCACTCCCGTTCGAGGTCCGCCGGGATGTCGTCGTCGAACTGCTGGAGAAAATCTCCGGACGCGTCACGATTCCCGACGCGCTGCCAACCGAAAGCCACACGCTGGAAATGACGCGGGAGATCTTCGAACTCCGCTCGCTGATCGACCTCGACTTCCGCTCGAATCTCGAACTGATCGAGGAGTTCCTCTCGCGGCTGGCCTCCCTCTCGGGGTTTCACCGGGCCTCGGTCTACCTCGCTTCCGACGGGCCATTGATGCCGCTCAATCTGCTGTGTCGGGCGGGGCGATCGCGCGGCAACGAACAGCAGTGTGCCGCTCTCGAAGACCGCCTGGCGCAGTACGGCATTACACGCGCCGACATGTGCCGCCTGGACGACCAGCAGTTGAAGCAGTTCGAGAATGATTCCTGCCTGGGAGGGGTTCTGACGGTTCCGCTGCGCCGCCAGGAAACGCTCGTGGGGCTGCTCTGCCTGAGCCGCGCCGCCGGAGCGCCCGAAGTCGACATCGACCACGAACTCATCAACTGGGTCGCGGAATACACCGTCGACATCATTCTGCGAACGGTCGACCACGCCGTCATCGAGCGGCAGGCCCGCCGGGACGCGCTGACCCAGCTGGCCAACCGTCACGCGTTCCAGTCCGAGCTGGAACGCAACCTTCGCCTGGCGGACGAGACGCAGCAGCCCTGTTCGCTCGTGCTCGTCGACCTCGACCACTTCAAGGCGATCAACGATCGTTTCGGTCACCTTGCCGGCGACGAAGCGCTCCGCTCGGTCGCGAAACTGCTCCAGGCAACCGTCTCCGAATGCGGAGTTCGTCGGCCCCCGGTCGTGGCCCGGTATGGTGGTGAGGAATTCGCCATCCTTCTGCCCGCCACCGGCGTCGACGAGGCCGAACAGGTTGCCGAACGTCTGGTTCGTGCCGTTTGCTCGAATCGCATCACGTACGAGGACCGTGCGATCCCGGTGACCATCAGTGCGGGCGTGGCCACCCGCCCCGACCATGCGCTGACCGAACGCCAGCTGGTCGCCGCCGCCGACTCGGCCCTGTACCACGCCAAGCAGAGCGGTCGCAATCAGGCCTCCTCGGTGGACGACGTGACGGTCGTCCCCGCCGTGCCGGACAACTGCGAAACCGGCTCACCCGCCTGAGTCCCCGGGCATCCCGGGCGCGCCTGCCCGACCGGAGAGCAGCCGAACCGTTGCCGTCGGCACAATCACGCCGATCGATTCGCCAGACCGGCGAGCTGCATTTCCCGTCGTCCCGCTTCCAGATTGTGAGCTAGTTTTCATGAGTCCCATTCCCCGGGGACGGCATGTTCTCCTCTCCGCATCCCTGCGGGCCCCGTTGAGCATTCTGCAGAGCGGATGTCGGTGAACATCGCGGGCCGACGCGAGTACGAAAACTACGGAGATCAGTGACCTATGGCTGCGCCTTCCCCTGTCGCACGCGGCGGTCGAGTCGAATCCTCGGCCGACGACTTCGAGAATCTGAAACGCCTGATTCACGGCAAGCTGGTCGACAAGCTCGACCTGACGCGCCTGGGTGAACTGCAGGGAGACACGCTCCGCCGCGAAATCCGGCTGGTCGTCGAACATCTCTGCGACACCGAGAACCCGCTGCTCAACCGCTCCGAGCGGGAACGCCTCATCGAGGAAGTTCTCGACGAGACATTCGGCTTCGGCCCCCTGGAAATCCTGATGAAGGAAGAGGGGGTCGCGGACATCATGATCAACGGCCCCAAGCACGTCTTCATCGAAAAGAACGGCCGGATCCAGCGGTCCGAGGTCACCTTCCGCGACAACGAACACCTGATGCAGATCCTCGACCGGATCGTCTCCAAGGTGGGACGGCGTGTCGACGAAACCTCGCCGATGGTGGATGCCCGGCTGCCGGACGGCTCCCGTCTGAACGCGATCATCCCGCCGCTCGCCCTCGACGGTCCCTCGATTACCATCCGGCGTTTCGGAGCCCGGCCGCTCTCGCTGGAAGACCTGCTCAACTTCGGTGCCTTCACGCCCGAAATGGTGATGCTCCTCGAAGGGGCCATCAAGGCCCGGCTGAACATCATCATCAGTGGTGGTACCGGTTCCGGTAAAACGACTTTGCTCAACACGCTCTCGAGCTTCATCCCCAACGATCAGCGAATGATCACCATCGAAGACGCCGCCGAACTTCAGCTGCAGCAGGAACACGTGCTGCGGCTGGAAACCCGGCCGGCCAACATCGAAGGCAAGGGACGTGTGACGGCCACCGACCTGGTCAAGAACGCCCTGCGTATGCGTCCCGACCGGATCATCATCGGCGAATGTCGTGGACCGGAAACGCTCGACATGCTGCAGGCCATGAACACCGGTCACGAAGGTTCGATGACCACCGTTCACGCCAACAACCCGCGCGATGCCGTCTCCCGTATCGAAACCATGGTCACCATGGGCGGGACGGAACTGCCGCTCAAGGCGATCCGTCACCAGCTCGCCTCGGCCGTCGACCTGATCATTCAGGCCAGTCGTCTGCAGGGTGGCCCGCGTAAGGTGACCTACGTGACCGAGGTCCTGAACATGGAACAGGACACGATCATCATGCAGGACGTCTTCAAATTCGCTCAGGACGGGATCGACGAAGATGGTCGCGCCTTCGGGCACTTCGAAGCGACCGGCGTGCGGCCTGCGTTCATGCACCGGCTCGAAGCGGCCGGCATCCGCCTGCCGGGCAACCTGTTTGCGGCACGTCCCCTCGGAATCTGACTCATCTCCCAGCGGCAAGTCGTCGCGTCGTGAACCGACGCTCCCGGTCTTCGCCGAACCGTACGATCCTGGATCCCGACCATGACACTGGACCCGACCGTCATATCGATCGCCGCCTTCTTTGGCGTGACCGGTCTGATCATGACCGCATATCTGCTGTTCCGGGAATTCGACAGCTCGTCGGTCGAAGACCGGCTGGATATTCTCGCCGGCCGCAAGCCCCGTACGGGCGACGGCGAACAGGTCACCAAAGAGGCGCTGATCAAGGAGGGCATGGAAGGGCTCTCCGGATTGCTCAGTCGCCTGGCCGACCGGTTTGGGGCGCTGAAACTGCTGTTCGTCCAGGCCGACTCGTCGATGCAGCCGGAAACGTTTCTGCTGGTCTCGATGGGCTTCGGCCTCGTCGGAGTGACCATGGCCATGGTGGCCCGTTCACCGATCCCGCTGTATCCGGTGGCCGGCCTGATGACTGGCGTCCTGCCGCTCATCTGGCTGCTGTGGCGACGCAAGCGGCGGTTCAAGAAGTTCGCCAGCCAGCTTCCGGACGCGATGGAACTGATTGCCCGGGCCCTCCGCTCCGGCCACAGTCTGGCCTCCGGGCTGAAGGTGGTCGTCGACGAAATGCCGGATCCGATCTCGACCGAATTCAATGCCGTCTACGAAGAACAGAACCTCGGCATTCCGATCGAGCAGGCGCTCAAGAACGTGTTCAACCGCATGCCGAACATGGACTACAAGTTCTTCGCGACCGCCGTGGCCATCCAGAGACAATCCGGCGGTGACCTTGCCGAGATCCTCGACAAGATCGGTCACATCATCCGCGAACGCTTCAAGATCATGGGCCAGGTGCAGGCGCTCACCGGTGAAGGCCGGATCAGCGGTATCGTGCTGATGGCCCTGCCGATTGCCCTGTTCTTTGCCGTCTGGCACATGAACCCCGACTACGTGATGCTGCTGTTCACCGACGAACTCGGACGCAAGATGGTCGCTGTCGCGGCGGTCCTGCAGATTCTCGGTGCAATTGCCATCAAGAAAATCATCGCCATCAAGATCTGACCCCATTCTCCACCGGCCCCCTGCCGGCCGGTGTCTTCGCCGAGGTTGCGTCATGGAATATACCCAGCTGATCCCGCTCGCCGTCTTCGGCGCGATTACGCTCGGCATCTGGGCCCTGCTCACCGCATTCACGAGCAAGGACAGCCGCGCCTCCGAGCGGCTCGACTTCCTGAAGGATCCACGGACACGTCCGAGCGAAAGCGACGGCAGCAATCCCAACAGCGTGAAGGGGGCGCTGCAGAAGGCCGCTCCCACACTCTCCAAGGCGCTGCAGCCCAAGACCGACCTCGAAGCGAGCGCTCTGAAAGTGCGGCTGGCCAACGCCGGCTTCAGCTCTCCCAACGCGGCTACGTTCTACCTGGCCATCAAGACCGGAATGCTCATCGCAGGGCTGGTCCTCGGGGGCGGAGTGGGCGTCGTCACCCAGGGAGCCAACATGGAAGGCCTGACCGCGCTGGTGATCGGCGGCGGCCTCGGCTTCTACCTGCCGGAGATCGTCCTCATCGTCATCCGCAAGCAGCGGATGGAACGGGTCTTCCTTACGATGCCGGACGCCCTCGACCTGCTCGTCGTCTGCGTCGAGGCCGGACTGGGACTCGATGCCGCGATGCGGCGAGTCTCTGAAGAACTGGCCGAAAGCGCTCCTGACATCTGCTCCGAACTCAACATGGCCAACATGCAGCTGCAGATGGGCCGTCCCCGCCGCGAAGTGCTTCACGATCTGGGCGTGCGGACCGGCGTCGACGACATGCGGTCGCTGGTCGCCATCCTGATTCAGGCCGACCGCTTCGGTTCCTCGATCGCTCAGGCACTGCGTGTGCAGTCCGACAGCATGCGGGTCAAGCGAAGCCAGATGGCCGAAGAAAAGGCTCAGCAGACCGCGGTGAAGATGATCTTCCCGCTGGTGCTGTTCATTTTCCCCGGCATCTTCGTGGTGCTCGTGGGCCCGGCGGCGATCATGATGATTCGCAACCTGCTGAACACCTGACCGCCTCGATCCGACGACTTCCCGCAGACTAGGCCGAGGGCTTCTGCCCGTTCGGGTGAACCAGCGTGCCGATCCTCTCGCCGGCGATCGCCCGCAGGATGTTCCCTTCCCGCTGGAAGTTGAACACCATGATCGGAATGCCGTGCTCCATGCAGTGGTGCACGGCCTGGGCGTCCATCACCTGCAGCCCCTGCGAGAGAACGTCGCCGAAGGAAATGTCGGCATAGCGGACCGCGTGCGGATTCTTCTCCGGATCGTCGGAATAGACCCCGTCGACGCGGGTCGCCTTCATCAGCACGTCCGCCTCGATCTCGCGGGCCCGCAGTGCAGCGGCGGTGTCGGTCGTCACGAACGGACTGCCCGTCCCGGCTGCCAGGATGACGACGCGCCCCTTCTCCAGATGACGGACGCAGCGGCGGCGGATGAACGGTTCGGCCACACCCTCCATGCGGATGGCTGACTGCAATCGCGTCGGCACGCCGGCATTCTCGAGAGCATCCTGCAGCGCCAGGCCGTTGATGACCGTCGCCAGCATTCCCATGTAGTGGGCGGTGGCGGGCTGGATGGCTTCGCTGACGGCAGAAAACTGCTTGCCACGGAGAATGTTGCCTCCGCCGCAGACGATCGCCAGTTCGACGCCGGACTCCACGACCGCCTTGATCTGCTCGGACGTGCGGGCGACCTCCGTCATGCTGATTCCGCCTTCGCGGTTGCGGCAGAAACTCTCGCCACTCAGCTTGAGAATCACTCGTTTGTAGGCCGGCTTGCTGGTCGGCTCGCTCATCTCCTGCTACTCCCTGCTTCCGTTCGTGATTCCCGATCGTCTCAGCACGCGGGCACCGCAGCCGTGCGGCAGGTTACGCCGTCATCCGTCGCAGACACCGTTGCACACGGACCGACCGGCCGCCCGAAATCGGGCCATAGCATACCGGATCGCAACCGCATGTACACCGCGGGCGTCCCACGCCGCAGGTCCCGCCCCATTCCAGTCCGGGCAGAGAACCCCCGCCTAGTTGCCGCCACTGTCGAGCTGGGCGGCCGCCACGCCAAACAGGGCCCCTTCGAGCAGGTGACGCTCGATGAAGGCGGCAATCGCCTCGACCTTCGTGTACTGCAGATAGATGTGATCGCCCGCCTGAATGATGATGTTTTCGCGACCGTCGAACTCTTTCTTGGCCCGTTCGAGATCGACCTCGATCGGCAACCGCGTGCCGTCCGGCAGGGTCCGCAGCACGATCACGTGGCTCGCACTGATCGTCACGTCCTGGTTGAGGGCCGATACGCCACCGATCGCCCGCGTGGCACCCGACGTTCCGTTCGACTGGGCGATTGACAGGGCGTCGAGAATTCTGAGGTCGTAGTCACGCGGTAACTGGTACTGGCCGCCTCCGAGCAACCCGCCGGTGTAGAAGACCTCGGTTTCCCGCGACTCGATGAACACGATGTCGCCATCGTAGAGGGTGATGTCCTCTTCGCGGAAATTCGGGTACTCCCCCGGACCGAGCCGGATGGGAATCTTGACGACATTCGGATTGTCGATGGTCGGACTGAAGCTGGCCAGTGCACTCTGCCACGACCACCGCGGATCGCCTTCCGGGCCGTAGCCACCGGGTCCGCCTCCGACCGCGTGACCACCGATCTGCGGCGCTGGCAGCGGAGCGGGCATTTCGTCGTATCCGGGGGGTGGCCCCGTCGGGAGAGCGGGTGGCTGCGACACGCCGGGCGGAACTGCTGGCGGCAATCCCGGTGGAAACGCTGGCGAGCCGGGACCGGCTGGCGTCCCCGCGTAGGGGTCGAAAGTGGCGTGGCCGCCATAGGTGACGTGCGCGCCG
This region includes:
- a CDS encoding type II secretion system F family protein, yielding MEYTQLIPLAVFGAITLGIWALLTAFTSKDSRASERLDFLKDPRTRPSESDGSNPNSVKGALQKAAPTLSKALQPKTDLEASALKVRLANAGFSSPNAATFYLAIKTGMLIAGLVLGGGVGVVTQGANMEGLTALVIGGGLGFYLPEIVLIVIRKQRMERVFLTMPDALDLLVVCVEAGLGLDAAMRRVSEELAESAPDICSELNMANMQLQMGRPRREVLHDLGVRTGVDDMRSLVAILIQADRFGSSIAQALRVQSDSMRVKRSQMAEEKAQQTAVKMIFPLVLFIFPGIFVVLVGPAAIMMIRNLLNT
- a CDS encoding CpaF family protein, which gives rise to MAAPSPVARGGRVESSADDFENLKRLIHGKLVDKLDLTRLGELQGDTLRREIRLVVEHLCDTENPLLNRSERERLIEEVLDETFGFGPLEILMKEEGVADIMINGPKHVFIEKNGRIQRSEVTFRDNEHLMQILDRIVSKVGRRVDETSPMVDARLPDGSRLNAIIPPLALDGPSITIRRFGARPLSLEDLLNFGAFTPEMVMLLEGAIKARLNIIISGGTGSGKTTLLNTLSSFIPNDQRMITIEDAAELQLQQEHVLRLETRPANIEGKGRVTATDLVKNALRMRPDRIIIGECRGPETLDMLQAMNTGHEGSMTTVHANNPRDAVSRIETMVTMGGTELPLKAIRHQLASAVDLIIQASRLQGGPRKVTYVTEVLNMEQDTIIMQDVFKFAQDGIDEDGRAFGHFEATGVRPAFMHRLEAAGIRLPGNLFAARPLGI
- the pyrH gene encoding UMP kinase; translation: MSEPTSKPAYKRVILKLSGESFCRNREGGISMTEVARTSEQIKAVVESGVELAIVCGGGNILRGKQFSAVSEAIQPATAHYMGMLATVINGLALQDALENAGVPTRLQSAIRMEGVAEPFIRRRCVRHLEKGRVVILAAGTGSPFVTTDTAAALRAREIEADVLMKATRVDGVYSDDPEKNPHAVRYADISFGDVLSQGLQVMDAQAVHHCMEHGIPIMVFNFQREGNILRAIAGERIGTLVHPNGQKPSA
- a CDS encoding type II secretion system F family protein is translated as MTLDPTVISIAAFFGVTGLIMTAYLLFREFDSSSVEDRLDILAGRKPRTGDGEQVTKEALIKEGMEGLSGLLSRLADRFGALKLLFVQADSSMQPETFLLVSMGFGLVGVTMAMVARSPIPLYPVAGLMTGVLPLIWLLWRRKRRFKKFASQLPDAMELIARALRSGHSLASGLKVVVDEMPDPISTEFNAVYEEQNLGIPIEQALKNVFNRMPNMDYKFFATAVAIQRQSGGDLAEILDKIGHIIRERFKIMGQVQALTGEGRISGIVLMALPIALFFAVWHMNPDYVMLLFTDELGRKMVAVAAVLQILGAIAIKKIIAIKI
- a CDS encoding GGDEF domain-containing protein, translating into MSTLQQFLQPFRTDAFLLGLLAGAGCFYLLQHLLRQYRFQSVDPAAAGVVPDSMASLIPQLAGERDLALLHARTLDGLLKGLDGNTAAQRLLQNLIPDADRDFAVLLGRSERRFWTVAHRGRTEFTPPHTICFDDASEAVILRGQTMQLSGAELERSGLVRHLFGTQRYVPRQLIVSHLTETNGVELLLVTSTLPGEALPFEVRRDVVVELLEKISGRVTIPDALPTESHTLEMTREIFELRSLIDLDFRSNLELIEEFLSRLASLSGFHRASVYLASDGPLMPLNLLCRAGRSRGNEQQCAALEDRLAQYGITRADMCRLDDQQLKQFENDSCLGGVLTVPLRRQETLVGLLCLSRAAGAPEVDIDHELINWVAEYTVDIILRTVDHAVIERQARRDALTQLANRHAFQSELERNLRLADETQQPCSLVLVDLDHFKAINDRFGHLAGDEALRSVAKLLQATVSECGVRRPPVVARYGGEEFAILLPATGVDEAEQVAERLVRAVCSNRITYEDRAIPVTISAGVATRPDHALTERQLVAAADSALYHAKQSGRNQASSVDDVTVVPAVPDNCETGSPA